In Streptomyces sp. NBC_01426, one genomic interval encodes:
- a CDS encoding copper resistance CopC/CopD family protein: MTATAPAPAPARAHIPAFLPRCALVLAALLATLFAAAAPATAHAALTASDPKDGAVVATAPAQVTLSFSEQVAMGDDSIRVMDPQGKRVDTGELRDMCSGSTIRYGTALHSGLPDGTYTVAWQAVSADSHPISGAFTFSIGAPSATQVALPAQQAGGGPVGVAYGLARYAAYAGFIVLVGGAAFILLCWRRGSVERPLQKLVLRGWVTLTAATLATLALRNPYTGSGKFADVFDLDGLKAVLETKTGASLVSRLLLLGAAALFIAVLFGAYARRQQAAGTAGTPAPSKGEDEGGQDRKDTADLAFGLGIGGSVLAAGIAATWALAEHASTGIQPGIAMPADILHLLGVATWLGGLAALLVALHKVPDIERAAVRRFSKVAFISVLVITITGVYQSWRQLGSWSALTDTSYGRLLLIKVGLVAVLVGIAYVSRGWTARLAEGRVPNKAAKTKAVVSRETTADVSRETTRETVPAATRETVPSDPKRATQLARQRAARENAREKQVRDSDPGRAGLRRSVLAEACVAVALLAVTTILTNTEPGRAVQQETGRNGASTAVPNRAVKITLPFDTGGQNGKGTVRLELDPGRVGANTLHLWADGPDGQPLDLPEIKVAFTLPAKDIGPLPVAPDRAAPGHWTSSGVQLPLAGEWRIDVTVRTSDIDQTTVQKNVKIG; encoded by the coding sequence ATGACGGCCACCGCCCCCGCCCCCGCCCCGGCCCGCGCGCACATCCCGGCTTTCCTGCCGCGATGCGCGCTGGTCCTCGCAGCCCTGCTGGCAACCCTGTTCGCCGCGGCCGCACCGGCCACGGCACACGCCGCCCTCACCGCGAGCGACCCCAAGGACGGGGCGGTGGTCGCCACGGCGCCCGCCCAGGTCACCCTCTCCTTCTCGGAGCAGGTCGCCATGGGCGACGACTCCATCCGCGTGATGGACCCGCAGGGCAAGCGCGTGGACACCGGTGAACTGCGCGACATGTGCAGCGGATCCACCATCCGCTACGGCACCGCCCTGCACTCCGGCCTGCCCGACGGCACGTACACCGTGGCCTGGCAGGCCGTCTCGGCGGACAGCCATCCCATCTCGGGTGCCTTCACCTTCTCCATCGGCGCCCCGTCGGCCACCCAGGTCGCCCTTCCCGCGCAGCAGGCCGGCGGCGGCCCCGTGGGCGTCGCCTACGGGCTGGCCCGGTACGCCGCCTACGCGGGCTTCATCGTGCTCGTCGGCGGCGCCGCGTTCATCCTGCTCTGCTGGCGGCGGGGATCGGTCGAACGTCCCCTGCAGAAGCTCGTGTTGCGCGGCTGGGTCACGTTGACCGCCGCCACGCTGGCGACGCTCGCACTGCGCAACCCGTACACCGGCTCGGGCAAGTTCGCCGACGTCTTCGACCTCGACGGCCTCAAGGCCGTGCTGGAGACCAAGACCGGCGCCTCCCTCGTGTCCAGGCTGCTGCTCCTCGGCGCGGCCGCGCTCTTCATCGCCGTGCTGTTCGGGGCGTACGCGCGCCGGCAGCAGGCGGCCGGGACCGCGGGCACTCCGGCCCCGTCCAAGGGAGAGGACGAGGGAGGACAGGACCGCAAGGACACCGCCGATCTCGCCTTCGGACTCGGGATCGGCGGTTCCGTCCTGGCCGCCGGCATCGCCGCGACCTGGGCACTGGCCGAGCACGCCTCCACGGGGATCCAGCCGGGCATCGCGATGCCCGCGGACATCCTGCACCTGCTGGGCGTGGCCACCTGGCTCGGTGGGCTCGCCGCCCTGCTGGTCGCCCTCCACAAGGTCCCCGACATCGAGCGTGCGGCCGTCCGGCGCTTCTCCAAGGTCGCCTTCATCAGCGTCCTGGTGATCACGATCACCGGCGTCTACCAATCCTGGCGCCAGCTCGGAAGCTGGTCCGCCCTGACCGACACCAGTTACGGACGACTGCTGCTGATCAAGGTCGGCCTCGTCGCCGTCCTCGTCGGGATCGCCTACGTCTCGCGGGGCTGGACCGCCCGGCTCGCCGAAGGCCGGGTGCCGAACAAGGCGGCCAAAACGAAGGCCGTTGTTTCACGTGAAACAACGGCCGATGTTTCACGTGAAACAACGCGCGAGACCGTTCCCGCGGCAACGCGCGAGACGGTTCCCTCCGACCCCAAGCGCGCCACCCAGCTCGCCCGGCAGCGCGCCGCCCGGGAGAACGCGCGCGAGAAGCAGGTACGGGACTCCGATCCGGGCCGCGCGGGACTGCGCCGCTCCGTTCTCGCCGAGGCCTGTGTGGCCGTGGCACTGCTGGCCGTCACCACCATCCTGACGAACACCGAGCCGGGTCGCGCCGTGCAGCAGGAGACCGGCCGCAACGGTGCGTCGACCGCCGTCCCGAACCGGGCCGTGAAGATCACCCTGCCCTTCGACACCGGCGGCCAGAACGGCAAGGGCACCGTGCGGCTGGAGCTGGACCCCGGCCGGGTGGGCGCCAATACCCTCCACCTCTGGGCCGACGGCCCGGACGGGCAGCCGCTCGACCTTCCCGAGATCAAGGTCGCCTTCACCCTCCCGGCCAAGGACATCGGCCCGCTGCCGGTCGCCCCGGACCGGGCCGCTCCCGGACACTGGACGTCGTCCGGGGTTCAGCTGCCCCTCGCGGGCGAGTGGCGCATCGACGTGACCGTCCGTACCTCCGACATCGACCAGACGACCGTCCAGAAGAACGTGAAGATCGGCTGA
- a CDS encoding copper chaperone PCu(A)C encodes MNARTTRTLAAALSLTAALAISGCSSDSDTKADGAKSDDAKPTMTVSGAYMPEPVNDKMAGAFMVIKNDSKTADKLTGVTSPLSDDLQVHETKDQKMRQVASMDVPANGELNLERGGNHVMFMGLKNKPKVGDKVTVELRFEKADPVKVELDVKERTYNAQNSNAH; translated from the coding sequence GTGAACGCCCGCACCACCCGCACCCTCGCCGCCGCGCTCTCCCTGACGGCAGCGCTCGCCATATCGGGCTGTTCCTCGGACTCCGACACCAAGGCCGACGGCGCCAAGTCCGACGATGCCAAGCCGACGATGACCGTCAGCGGGGCCTACATGCCCGAGCCGGTCAACGACAAGATGGCCGGCGCGTTCATGGTCATCAAGAACGACTCGAAGACCGCGGACAAGCTCACCGGCGTCACCAGCCCCCTCTCGGACGATCTCCAGGTCCACGAGACCAAGGACCAGAAGATGCGGCAGGTCGCGTCCATGGACGTGCCCGCGAACGGCGAACTGAACCTGGAGCGCGGCGGCAACCACGTCATGTTCATGGGTCTCAAGAACAAGCCGAAGGTCGGCGACAAGGTCACCGTCGAGCTGCGCTTCGAGAAGGCCGACCCCGTCAAGGTCGAGCTGGACGTCAAGGAACGGACGTACAACGCGCAGAACTCCAACGCCCACTGA